In Hallerella porci, one DNA window encodes the following:
- a CDS encoding sugar porter family MFS transporter encodes MEYNLYSVKNFSVYWEKTIQTEAFMKSTSQVSLGHVVKITMAAALGGFLFGFDSSVINGANGALKAHFAMTDHQLGLAVALSLIGAAIGAYFAGRLADAFGRVKCMLAAAILFTVSAIGSGVPFGVPDFIVWRVIGGVGVGMASIIAPIYIAETAPAHLRGRLGSMQQMAIVVGIFSSLLSNYIIVRLSNGANEVLVGGFKAWQIMFWIEIIPAVMYGVAALKLPESPRFLVSQGKIEEAKAVIARINPENLDAHVADIQKSFGEEKRHHLSDLLETLTSGKKRITPVLWAGLGLAVLQQLVGINVIFYYGTILWQSVGFGESDAFLSSLINSTINMVMTVFAILLVDKLGRKPLLLIGSIGMTFTLGALAMCFLNANADGSLGGGAVVALIAANLYVAFFAMTWGPVMWVMLGEMFNNRIRAVAISICGLVQWFANFLVSWSFPILTGKSGIGVGPTYLLYTLFAAISIFFVVKFINETKGKHLEEM; translated from the coding sequence TTGGAATATAATCTATATTCTGTAAAAAATTTTTCTGTATATTGGGAGAAAACTATCCAAACGGAGGCTTTTATGAAATCTACATCTCAAGTGTCTCTTGGACACGTGGTGAAAATTACGATGGCGGCAGCTCTCGGTGGCTTTTTGTTTGGCTTCGATTCCTCGGTGATTAACGGAGCGAATGGGGCTTTGAAAGCGCACTTTGCAATGACTGACCATCAGCTTGGTTTAGCCGTTGCGCTTTCTTTGATTGGGGCAGCGATTGGTGCTTATTTTGCGGGGCGTTTAGCCGATGCATTCGGACGTGTAAAATGCATGTTGGCAGCAGCAATTCTTTTTACGGTGAGCGCGATTGGTTCCGGGGTTCCGTTTGGAGTTCCGGACTTTATTGTTTGGCGTGTGATCGGCGGCGTGGGCGTCGGCATGGCGAGTATCATCGCTCCGATTTATATCGCAGAAACCGCTCCGGCACATCTGCGCGGCCGTTTAGGTTCGATGCAGCAGATGGCAATTGTCGTCGGTATTTTCTCTTCTCTTCTTTCGAACTATATCATTGTGCGGCTTTCGAATGGCGCAAATGAAGTGCTCGTCGGCGGATTCAAAGCGTGGCAAATCATGTTCTGGATTGAAATTATTCCGGCGGTAATGTATGGCGTTGCAGCTCTCAAACTTCCAGAATCTCCGCGTTTCTTGGTTTCGCAAGGAAAAATTGAAGAAGCGAAAGCGGTGATTGCAAGAATTAATCCCGAAAATTTGGATGCGCATGTTGCCGATATTCAAAAATCCTTTGGCGAAGAAAAACGCCATCATCTTTCGGATTTGTTGGAAACTTTGACTTCGGGCAAGAAACGCATTACGCCGGTGCTTTGGGCGGGTCTCGGTCTCGCTGTGCTTCAGCAACTCGTGGGCATTAACGTGATTTTCTATTACGGTACGATTCTTTGGCAGAGCGTTGGCTTTGGCGAAAGCGATGCATTCCTTTCGAGCTTGATTAACAGTACCATCAATATGGTGATGACTGTCTTTGCTATTCTCTTGGTCGATAAACTCGGACGTAAACCGCTTCTTCTCATCGGTTCCATCGGCATGACATTTACTCTCGGCGCGCTCGCTATGTGCTTCTTGAATGCAAATGCGGACGGTTCTCTCGGCGGTGGCGCTGTGGTCGCTTTGATTGCTGCAAACCTCTACGTCGCATTCTTTGCGATGACTTGGGGCCCGGTGATGTGGGTGATGCTCGGCGAAATGTTCAACAACCGTATTCGTGCTGTGGCTATTTCGATTTGCGGCCTTGTACAATGGTTTGCAAACTTCCTCGTCAGTTGGTCTTTCCCAATTCTCACTGGAAAATCGGGCATCGGTGTCGGCCCGACTTATTTGCTCTACACATTGTTTGCAGCGATTAGTATCTTCTTCGTGGTGAAATTCATCAACGAAACGAAGGGCAAACATTTGGAAGAAATGTAA
- a CDS encoding argininosuccinate synthase yields MAKTAKNSKKKVVLAYSGGLDTSVIIPWLKDNYDCEVIAFAADLGQNDFPSEKALEEKALATGASKCYVLDLKKEFLEDYVWPTVRAGAKYEGTYLLGTSFARPLIAKYQVKIAQMEGAYAVAHGATGKGNDQVRFELTYAALDPSLTVIAPWKDPKWEFNDRESMIDYLDAHKIPHTGISKTKIYSEDGNLWHLSHEGGILEEPDKEHKYDMLKHTNTYEKAPNKAGYVTISFDKGTPVALDGKKMGAVELLEKLNAIAGEHACGLIDIVEDRLVGLKSRGVYETPGGTLLYKAHECLEQLVLDKETMFEKQKMAMTYANLVYNGQWFTPLRQAMDAFITETQKVVTGDVRLKLYKGNVIPAGMKSPYSLYDMNLGGFANVEMYDQKDASGFIRCFGLPLKTRALLLGKKTNVDFGKTNVKKK; encoded by the coding sequence ATGGCAAAAACTGCTAAAAATTCCAAGAAAAAGGTCGTCCTCGCTTATAGCGGTGGACTTGACACCTCCGTTATCATTCCGTGGCTCAAGGATAACTACGATTGCGAAGTTATCGCATTTGCAGCGGATTTAGGTCAAAACGATTTTCCGAGCGAAAAAGCTTTGGAAGAAAAAGCTCTCGCAACGGGTGCTTCGAAGTGCTACGTTCTCGACCTCAAAAAGGAATTCCTCGAAGATTATGTGTGGCCGACTGTTCGCGCTGGCGCAAAGTATGAAGGCACTTATCTTCTCGGCACGTCTTTCGCTCGTCCGTTGATTGCTAAGTATCAGGTGAAGATTGCTCAGATGGAAGGCGCTTACGCAGTGGCTCATGGTGCAACGGGCAAAGGCAATGACCAAGTTCGTTTCGAACTCACTTATGCAGCACTCGATCCGTCTCTTACGGTGATTGCTCCGTGGAAAGATCCGAAGTGGGAATTCAACGATCGCGAAAGCATGATCGACTACTTGGACGCTCATAAGATTCCGCACACCGGCATCTCGAAAACAAAGATTTATTCCGAAGACGGTAACCTTTGGCACCTTTCTCACGAAGGTGGCATTTTGGAAGAACCGGATAAGGAACATAAGTATGATATGCTGAAGCATACGAACACTTATGAAAAAGCTCCGAACAAAGCGGGCTACGTCACCATTTCTTTCGACAAGGGAACTCCGGTTGCTCTCGACGGTAAGAAGATGGGTGCTGTGGAACTCCTCGAAAAGTTGAATGCAATCGCTGGCGAACACGCTTGCGGTTTGATCGACATCGTCGAAGACCGTCTCGTCGGCCTCAAGAGCCGCGGCGTTTATGAAACTCCGGGTGGAACGCTTTTGTACAAGGCACACGAATGCTTGGAACAACTCGTTCTCGATAAGGAAACGATGTTCGAAAAGCAAAAGATGGCGATGACTTATGCAAACCTCGTTTACAACGGACAGTGGTTCACTCCGCTCCGTCAGGCGATGGATGCATTCATCACCGAAACGCAGAAAGTGGTCACCGGCGACGTTCGCTTGAAACTCTACAAGGGCAATGTGATTCCGGCTGGCATGAAGAGCCCGTACAGCTTGTACGATATGAACCTCGGCGGTTTCGCAAATGTCGAAATGTACGACCAGAAGGATGCTTCGGGATTCATCCGTTGCTTCGGTCTTCCGTTGAAGACTCGCGCTCTTCTTCTCGGCAAGAAGACGAATGTCGACTTCGGCAAAACGAATGTGAAGAAGAAGTAA
- a CDS encoding U32 family peptidase, with translation MEDSENFELMLPVGDKDMFFAAIANGANAVYFGVPHWNARGRTQDFSFEDIRRMIRYARVRHVKTFLAMNILVFEDEMDDLPNFIDCLAELEPDAVIVQDVGLMRLFQAVAPGIEVHASTQMTIASKEGVEMARRLGCTRAVLARELSLHDIRTIAENSPLELEVFVHGALCVSFSGQCLTSENIGGRSANRGQCAQSCRLPYKMLVDGKPFDLHGKNYLFSPRDLSALDDIDELKSIGVKSFKVEGRLKSPEYVAAVTRAFRKKIDGEIVSNEDREPLEVLFSRGLGPGWLHGVDQQNLVNGNFSNHHGMHLGKVLHIDRKGITVEGIHHLEAGDGILFENPGEENSTGSRLFSYKISGENTVLEFANTFPLQSVSLGMDAFRNDSPAMEKRLRKTFSDRTNEKRTPIQLKLSGEFGEPLTLEIQDEDGNNVIAKAEKPLEKARTPQENFERIRNELAALSGTAYAADQISLEIPAGAFILDKEIRQLKKQAILFLNDTRLLRASITPEKLFGIGSEISAAAGTDLLLLSRSAYHSETPAEKTQITVLIRRPWQLEKLKGASIDRVILDLDWGVDYKKPMEIARSLGFQVGIATIRVLREGETKNLDKIVDLKPDFILVRNPGALIYLQKSGIPLEGDYSLNISNSLSAEWFLNEGLSTLHPSLDLNAAGTECLLKNFGGSHFEISVFEHLPAFYMEHCLYAANLTKANQFPYCGQICSKHHIDIVDHKGARHSLVPDAECRNTLYLERPQSALNLVPAFKQLGVNKFRLEMLEESASETADKVRLYAEALRGRLSLKTAAKLIGAEEKYGVAQGQLYHTEVWQNRKK, from the coding sequence ATGGAAGATTCCGAAAATTTTGAATTGATGCTCCCCGTCGGCGACAAAGATATGTTTTTTGCCGCCATCGCTAATGGTGCCAACGCGGTTTACTTCGGCGTTCCGCATTGGAATGCTCGTGGCAGAACACAAGACTTTTCATTTGAAGATATTCGCCGTATGATTCGCTACGCCCGCGTACGTCATGTGAAAACTTTTTTGGCGATGAACATTCTCGTCTTCGAAGATGAAATGGACGACCTTCCCAATTTCATTGATTGCTTAGCGGAACTCGAACCCGATGCAGTTATCGTTCAAGATGTCGGACTCATGCGACTTTTCCAAGCGGTTGCGCCCGGAATCGAAGTGCACGCATCCACGCAGATGACGATTGCGTCCAAAGAAGGCGTGGAAATGGCGAGACGACTCGGCTGCACGCGCGCAGTCCTTGCCCGCGAACTTTCTCTTCACGACATTCGCACGATTGCTGAAAATTCTCCGCTCGAACTCGAAGTTTTTGTGCACGGTGCGCTTTGCGTTTCGTTTAGCGGTCAATGTTTAACGAGTGAAAATATCGGCGGACGTTCAGCGAATCGCGGCCAATGCGCTCAAAGTTGTCGTCTTCCGTATAAAATGCTCGTGGACGGAAAACCGTTTGATTTGCACGGAAAAAATTATTTATTCAGTCCGCGCGATCTTTCGGCTTTAGACGATATCGATGAATTAAAAAGCATCGGCGTCAAATCATTTAAAGTCGAAGGGCGATTAAAAAGTCCGGAATATGTCGCAGCGGTCACGCGCGCTTTCCGCAAAAAAATCGACGGCGAAATCGTCTCGAACGAAGACCGCGAACCGTTAGAAGTTTTATTTTCTCGCGGACTCGGTCCCGGTTGGCTTCACGGCGTCGATCAGCAAAATTTGGTCAACGGAAATTTTTCCAATCATCACGGAATGCATCTCGGCAAAGTTTTGCACATCGACCGCAAAGGAATTACCGTCGAAGGAATTCATCATTTAGAAGCGGGCGATGGCATTTTATTTGAAAATCCGGGCGAAGAAAATTCCACCGGAAGCCGACTTTTTTCCTACAAAATTTCAGGGGAAAATACCGTTTTAGAATTTGCCAATACATTCCCTTTGCAAAGCGTTTCGCTCGGAATGGATGCGTTCCGCAATGATTCGCCTGCGATGGAAAAACGCTTGCGCAAAACATTCTCCGATCGCACAAACGAAAAACGCACGCCCATTCAGCTCAAACTTTCCGGAGAATTCGGCGAACCTTTAACTCTCGAAATTCAAGATGAAGACGGAAACAATGTCATTGCCAAAGCGGAAAAGCCCTTAGAAAAAGCACGCACGCCGCAAGAAAATTTTGAACGCATTCGAAATGAACTCGCCGCCCTTTCGGGAACCGCTTATGCTGCAGATCAAATTTCTCTTGAAATTCCTGCGGGCGCATTTATTTTGGACAAAGAAATTCGCCAATTAAAAAAGCAAGCAATTCTCTTTTTGAACGATACGCGTTTACTGCGCGCAAGCATTACTCCCGAAAAATTATTCGGCATCGGGTCCGAAATTTCTGCCGCTGCGGGAACCGATTTACTTTTACTTTCTCGCTCGGCTTATCATAGTGAAACGCCCGCAGAAAAAACGCAAATCACCGTTCTCATTCGCCGTCCGTGGCAACTTGAAAAATTAAAAGGCGCCTCTATTGATCGCGTCATTTTGGATTTGGATTGGGGCGTCGATTACAAGAAGCCGATGGAAATTGCTCGCAGTCTCGGATTCCAAGTAGGCATTGCGACTATTCGCGTTCTCCGCGAAGGCGAAACAAAAAATTTGGATAAAATCGTCGATTTAAAACCCGATTTTATTTTAGTGCGAAATCCGGGCGCGTTAATTTATCTGCAAAAATCCGGCATTCCTCTCGAAGGCGATTACAGTTTAAATATTTCCAATTCGCTTTCTGCAGAATGGTTCCTCAACGAAGGACTTTCCACGCTGCATCCGTCGTTGGATTTGAACGCAGCCGGAACAGAATGCTTGTTAAAAAATTTCGGCGGTTCGCATTTTGAAATTTCTGTATTCGAACACTTGCCCGCATTTTACATGGAGCATTGTTTGTATGCTGCAAATCTCACAAAGGCGAATCAATTCCCTTATTGCGGACAAATCTGTTCGAAGCATCACATCGATATCGTCGATCATAAAGGCGCGCGCCATTCTCTCGTTCCCGATGCAGAATGCCGCAACACTCTTTATTTAGAACGGCCGCAGTCAGCGCTGAATTTAGTTCCTGCATTTAAACAACTCGGCGTGAATAAATTCCGCTTAGAAATGCTCGAAGAAAGTGCAAGCGAAACAGCAGACAAAGTCCGCCTTTACGCCGAAGCTTTACGCGGACGCCTTTCTTTAAAAACCGCCGCTAAACTCATCGGCGCCGAAGAAAAATACGGAGTCGCTCAAGGGCAACTTTACCATACCGAAGTTTGGCAAAATCGCAAAAAATAA
- a CDS encoding M50 family metallopeptidase, with translation MLSLLGILIGYRFSGAKGIRYVAAVAMIVLFFALIRSAWNFFAVLDKNAIDSLQNYLFPLIGFAAYFVLKILLAILGRNLEFAETFCHELNHTFFALLSFRKIESFSAHAEEGGSVTFYGRHNPMISLAPYTFPLFAFFVSLLSLILIPEARKVAQGLVGFFVAFHGMSVFHEARPYQTDLQIYGYFFSYAAILFFNLLWIPFVILLCEEGFSAALMWPHSAILQVQSWITFIENSSLFGG, from the coding sequence ATGCTTTCGCTTTTAGGAATTTTAATCGGTTACCGTTTCTCGGGCGCGAAGGGAATTCGCTATGTGGCAGCGGTTGCGATGATCGTTCTCTTTTTTGCGCTGATTCGTTCGGCTTGGAATTTTTTTGCGGTGCTCGATAAAAATGCAATTGATTCGCTTCAAAATTATCTCTTTCCGCTGATCGGATTTGCAGCTTACTTTGTGCTCAAAATTTTACTCGCAATTCTCGGGCGTAATTTGGAATTTGCTGAAACATTTTGTCATGAATTGAATCATACATTTTTTGCGCTGCTTTCTTTTCGAAAAATTGAATCGTTCTCAGCTCACGCAGAAGAAGGTGGCTCTGTGACATTTTATGGCAGGCATAATCCGATGATTTCGCTTGCGCCTTATACATTTCCGCTCTTTGCATTTTTCGTTTCGCTGCTTTCGCTCATTTTAATTCCCGAAGCGCGGAAAGTGGCGCAGGGCTTGGTGGGATTTTTCGTGGCGTTTCATGGGATGAGCGTTTTTCATGAAGCGCGTCCGTATCAAACCGACTTACAAATTTACGGATACTTTTTTTCGTATGCGGCAATTTTATTTTTCAATTTATTGTGGATTCCGTTTGTAATTCTTCTTTGCGAAGAAGGATTTTCTGCAGCATTGATGTGGCCGCATTCGGCAATTTTGCAAGTGCAAAGTTGGATTACTTTTATTGAAAATTCTTCACTTTTCGGAGGATAA
- a CDS encoding KAP family P-loop NTPase fold protein, translating to MPSTTDLLSRDQFVSIVSNIVDSKIKQKEGYSFAIDGEWGCGKTTVLDILEERLKSRCLVVRYNCWKYDFYEEPLIALLSEFAKAINSEQSFDYEEQEKKAWKIAGKICSDVTSKLIQVGTGLDIKAAVEYVNSLRTIAEEERIQIENVNDKLPIEFLIEQIQNDLGTLSSFENRGIVLMVDELDRCLPDYAIKVLERLHHFCGNTRIIQILAINKKEISGSIAKAFGYPNAEPEKVEHFASHYMQKFIDMTLLLDNGTINDPQTLLFSSLENLFTEYDNLDKTFVADFIRNVLKDIPMRNLKQVVKAVSSMHSLCLCEYPEKERKFSYALMCAEILECVQGYYFNGAHDIDVDFSKSNSIRIALKVPSLSIERNNVLNHRAFRNRAEEMFSCRTKLVDPFYTSYSGDVYEFYIETPVQKVLRLFAPDQSKNIGYKTIPPEYLMKDIEFFKIFKKNLDVLRIQ from the coding sequence ATGCCTTCAACAACCGACCTTCTTTCACGTGACCAATTCGTATCCATAGTCTCCAATATTGTTGATTCCAAAATTAAGCAAAAGGAAGGCTATTCCTTTGCAATTGATGGTGAATGGGGTTGCGGAAAAACGACCGTTCTTGATATTCTTGAAGAACGCTTGAAAAGCAGATGTCTTGTTGTCCGGTATAATTGTTGGAAGTATGATTTTTACGAAGAGCCTTTGATTGCTTTGCTTTCGGAATTTGCAAAGGCGATAAATTCAGAGCAATCGTTTGACTATGAAGAACAAGAAAAGAAGGCTTGGAAGATTGCCGGAAAAATCTGTTCAGATGTGACTTCTAAGTTGATCCAGGTTGGAACCGGCTTAGATATAAAAGCTGCTGTTGAATATGTAAATTCCTTGCGGACTATTGCAGAAGAAGAGCGTATACAGATTGAAAATGTAAACGACAAGCTTCCAATTGAATTTCTAATTGAACAGATTCAAAATGATTTGGGGACGCTTTCGTCGTTTGAAAATCGTGGCATCGTTTTAATGGTTGATGAATTGGACCGTTGTTTGCCAGATTATGCAATTAAGGTTCTAGAAAGATTGCATCATTTTTGCGGTAATACAAGGATAATCCAGATTCTAGCAATCAACAAAAAGGAGATATCGGGGAGTATTGCGAAGGCTTTTGGATATCCTAATGCAGAACCTGAAAAGGTTGAGCATTTTGCAAGTCATTATATGCAAAAATTCATTGATATGACATTGTTGCTGGATAATGGAACTATAAATGATCCGCAAACATTGCTGTTTTCCTCGCTTGAAAATTTATTTACAGAATACGATAATCTTGACAAAACCTTCGTGGCGGATTTCATCCGGAATGTTCTGAAAGATATTCCTATGCGTAATTTGAAGCAAGTTGTAAAGGCCGTAAGTTCTATGCATAGTTTGTGCCTTTGCGAATATCCCGAAAAAGAACGTAAATTTTCATATGCGTTAATGTGTGCTGAGATATTGGAATGCGTGCAGGGATATTATTTTAATGGTGCTCACGACATAGACGTTGATTTTTCAAAATCAAATTCAATTCGTATTGCGTTGAAGGTGCCTTCGTTAAGTATTGAACGTAATAATGTTTTGAATCATAGAGCATTTCGTAATCGTGCAGAAGAGATGTTCTCTTGTAGGACAAAGCTAGTAGATCCTTTTTATACAAGTTATAGCGGTGATGTATATGAATTTTATATAGAAACCCCTGTACAAAAAGTGCTGCGTCTTTTTGCCCCTGACCAATCAAAAAACATTGGTTATAAAACTATCCCTCCTGAATATTTGATGAAGGATATAGAGTTTTTTAAAATCTTTAAAAAGAATCTCGATGTGCTGAGAATTCAGTGA
- a CDS encoding PIN domain-containing protein has translation MPTPKFPISHVLVDCENVGLNGLTDLVVNTDSSPLKFVLFHNSTNKINLSLTQLKDFGYALNEGRVELVELAIPEKMTKKQAENALDFYIAFYMGQVMPREPFNSHCVILSKDHDYDPLVLHVQKQFGEDRCERVESYEELAKRLGLIAKPQEAKKVAAPKKPAPQPAKAAKKATPQKAFDLQKSLEKAKANLKGMSKNPPTTKAKLQKTLKNWFAAEKLTDANIQSLIDSLQNAGFLELSKTNQVKYK, from the coding sequence ATGCCCACCCCTAAATTCCCCATATCCCATGTCCTTGTGGACTGCGAAAATGTCGGGCTGAACGGCCTGACCGACCTTGTCGTGAATACAGACAGCTCTCCGCTGAAGTTCGTGCTGTTCCACAATTCTACAAACAAGATAAACCTTTCGCTTACGCAGCTGAAGGATTTCGGCTACGCCCTGAACGAGGGTCGCGTCGAACTTGTGGAACTTGCGATTCCCGAGAAGATGACCAAGAAGCAGGCCGAAAATGCGCTCGACTTCTACATCGCATTTTACATGGGCCAGGTGATGCCCCGCGAACCGTTCAACAGCCATTGCGTGATTCTTTCGAAAGATCACGACTACGACCCGCTCGTCCTGCACGTGCAAAAGCAGTTCGGCGAAGACCGCTGCGAACGCGTGGAATCGTACGAGGAACTGGCGAAACGCCTGGGGCTAATCGCGAAACCACAGGAAGCGAAAAAGGTCGCTGCGCCCAAGAAGCCCGCTCCGCAACCGGCGAAGGCCGCGAAAAAGGCTACGCCACAAAAGGCATTTGACTTGCAAAAGTCTCTCGAAAAGGCGAAGGCGAATCTGAAGGGTATGTCAAAGAATCCGCCCACCACCAAGGCCAAGTTGCAGAAGACGCTAAAGAACTGGTTCGCTGCAGAAAAGCTGACCGACGCAAATATTCAAAGCCTGATAGACTCCCTCCAAAACGCAGGTTTCCTGGAACTCTCGAAAACCAATCAGGTTAAGTATAAATGA
- a CDS encoding GtrA family protein, with protein sequence MRHFIRYNLIGIVNTAITFVVVWILYECFHWNLELSNFLGFVAGGINSYIMNRSWNFKSKNRKSREMLRFAVVFLCAYLVNLFVLESLKEAVPAAGNYFSAGYVANVLANLAYIVVSYILYRFWVFKAK encoded by the coding sequence ATGCGGCATTTTATTCGTTATAATCTCATTGGAATCGTCAATACGGCGATTACTTTTGTTGTCGTTTGGATTTTATATGAATGTTTCCATTGGAATTTGGAACTTTCCAATTTTTTGGGTTTTGTCGCGGGCGGTATCAATTCTTATATCATGAATCGCTCGTGGAATTTTAAAAGCAAAAATCGAAAATCCAGAGAAATGCTTCGATTTGCCGTCGTCTTTTTGTGTGCCTATCTGGTGAATTTATTTGTTCTGGAATCGCTGAAAGAAGCGGTGCCGGCAGCGGGAAATTATTTTAGCGCGGGCTATGTCGCCAATGTTTTGGCGAATTTGGCTTATATCGTGGTCAGCTATATATTGTATCGCTTTTGGGTTTTTAAAGCGAAGTAG
- a CDS encoding amidohydrolase produces the protein MSQILIQSVLLDDERVDILIQENIFQKIAKEKTLSVSDPNSVIIDGSHFAIVPAFYNTHTHAAMTFCRGLSDDVPLKIWLEKYIWPREASLTPEDVYIASRYAILEMIRSGTVFFADMYWFRTETALAARELGIRASIGVTFADLLKKDFEENCQFVEENLADYSGRVQLAIAPHAIYTNSAETLKRCAEISERFLLPYHIHVAETEHEERGSVTPTQGLSPVEFLDSLGVLSERTVAAHLVHVSEKDLQILAKRKATCAHNPCSNMKLSSGTFQMKRFLEHGIRVALGTDGAASNNNLDMREEMKFASLLAKMTSGDPTVLSATDTLKMATRNGAEAFGLNAGVIAEGKLADALLLNLGEPCFATGDVVSNWVYAANSSVIDTVICDGKLLMRHREISDSEEIERDFRNRFSSRS, from the coding sequence ATGAGTCAAATTTTAATTCAATCGGTGCTTCTCGATGATGAACGCGTGGACATTTTAATTCAAGAAAATATTTTTCAAAAAATTGCAAAAGAAAAAACTCTTTCGGTTTCGGATCCGAATTCGGTAATTATCGATGGCTCGCATTTTGCGATTGTTCCTGCATTTTATAATACGCACACGCATGCAGCGATGACATTTTGTCGCGGTTTGTCCGATGATGTGCCGCTAAAAATTTGGCTCGAAAAATATATTTGGCCGCGAGAAGCTTCGCTCACTCCAGAAGATGTTTACATCGCTTCGCGTTATGCGATTCTCGAAATGATTCGCTCGGGAACGGTCTTCTTTGCCGATATGTATTGGTTCCGCACCGAGACAGCGCTCGCCGCGCGGGAATTAGGAATTCGCGCTTCCATTGGCGTTACTTTTGCCGATTTGCTCAAAAAAGATTTCGAAGAAAATTGCCAATTTGTCGAAGAAAATTTGGCGGATTATTCGGGGCGAGTGCAGCTCGCTATTGCGCCGCATGCGATTTATACAAATTCTGCGGAAACTTTAAAACGCTGCGCAGAAATTTCGGAACGTTTTCTTTTGCCGTATCATATTCATGTGGCAGAAACTGAACACGAAGAACGCGGAAGCGTGACGCCGACGCAGGGACTTTCACCGGTTGAATTTTTAGATTCTCTCGGCGTCCTTTCGGAAAGAACGGTGGCAGCGCATCTCGTTCATGTTTCCGAAAAAGATTTGCAAATTCTCGCCAAACGCAAAGCGACTTGTGCGCACAATCCTTGCTCCAATATGAAACTTTCCAGCGGAACATTTCAAATGAAACGCTTTTTGGAACACGGTATTCGCGTCGCGTTGGGGACGGACGGTGCAGCGTCGAACAACAATTTGGATATGCGGGAAGAAATGAAATTCGCATCGCTGCTCGCTAAAATGACTTCGGGCGATCCGACGGTTCTTTCGGCGACGGACACTTTGAAAATGGCCACGCGGAATGGTGCAGAAGCATTCGGTTTGAATGCGGGCGTTATCGCCGAAGGAAAACTCGCCGATGCGCTTTTGCTGAATTTGGGTGAGCCGTGTTTTGCGACGGGAGATGTCGTTTCCAATTGGGTTTATGCGGCAAATTCCTCGGTCATCGACACCGTTATTTGTGACGGAAAATTGCTGATGCGCCATCGTGAAATCTCGGATTCGGAAGAAATCGAACGCGATTTCCGCAATCGTTTTTCCTCGCGTTCCTAG